In the Helianthus annuus cultivar XRQ/B chromosome 11, HanXRQr2.0-SUNRISE, whole genome shotgun sequence genome, one interval contains:
- the LOC110897671 gene encoding glycosyltransferase BC10-like: protein MDILLSLRNTSNRVDTGALPPFQFSYLRNRKSLSEFWRDCPILADNSKEHNCMPYKHYTATLLAQKGLEGEPTNRSLTHTSWVSHQAKVVKGKDGIL from the exons ATGGATATTTTGCTTTCACTAAGGAACACCAGTAACCGTGTGGATACAGGTGCATTGCCTCCATTTCAGTTCAGCTATTTGAGAAAT AGGAAATCATTATCTGAGTTTTGGCGGGATTGTCCTATT CTGGCTGATAATTCAAAGGAGCATAATTGCATGCCTTATAAACATTATACCGCAACATTACTTGCA CAAAAAGGCCTTGAAGGAGAACCCACAAATAGGAGTTTAACTCACACTTCATGGGTATCTCATCAAGCAAAGGTCGTGAAAGGCAAGGATGGCATCCTATGA